The sequence below is a genomic window from Streptomyces sp. NBC_00582.
TGCCTGTGTCACGCCGTGCTCCTCTCTGCCCGTGCAGGGGCTGTCAGCCGCGATCGGCCGTGGTCAGGACCATGGCGCTCTGGAAGCCGCCGAATCCGCTGCCGACCGTCAGGACCGTGTCGGTGCGCCACTCGCGGGCGGTCAGCGGCACGTAGTCCAGGTCGCACTCGGGGTCGGGGGTGTGCAGGTTGGCCGTCGGCGGCACTAGGTCGTTCTCGATGGCGAGCGCCGACGCCGCGATCTCGATGGAGCCGATCGCGCCCAGCGAGTGGCCGACCATCGACTTGATGGAGCTGACCGGTACGCGTCGGGCGTGCTCGCCGAGACTCCGTTTGAACGCGGCGGTCTCGTGCCGGTCGTTCTGCTTGGTGCCCGAGCCGTGCGCGTTGATGTAGTCGATGTCCTCGGGAGCGAGCCGGGACTCCTCCAGGGCCATCCGGATCGCCTCGGCCATCTCGCGGCCGTCCGGACGCAGCCCGGTCATGTGGAAGGCGTTGCACCGGGAGGCGTAGCCCGCGATCTCGGCGTACAGGTGCGCGCCGCGCCGCAGGGCCGCCTCCCGTTCCTCGAGGACGAAGACGGCGGATCCCTCGCCGAGGACGAAGCCGTTGCGGGTGCCGTCGAACGGCCGGGACGCGTGCTCGGGGTCGTCGTTGCGCGACGTGGTCGCCTTGATGGCGTCGAAGCACGCCACGGTGATCGGCGAGATCGGGGCGTCCGTGGCGCCCGCGATCATCACATCGGCCGAGCCCTCCCGGATCAGGTCCACCGCGTGGCCGACCGCGTCCAGACCGGAGGTGCAGCCGGTGGAGACCACGGTGGTCGGGCCCTCGGCACCCACCGCCCACGCCACCTCGGTGGCGAAGGAGCTGGGCACGAAGTGGTTGTACAGATGCGGTACGGCGTAGGTGTGGTCCACCGGGTCGAGGCGGCCGCCGTCGCTGACCACGTTGTACTCCTGGTCCAGGCTCATGGTGGCGCCGACCGCGCTGCCGATGGTGACGCCGGTGCGGCACGGGTCGAGGTCGGTGCTCTCCAGCCC
It includes:
- a CDS encoding beta-ketoacyl-[acyl-carrier-protein] synthase family protein, translating into MSTRQGGKRRTRPVGRRVVITGIGVLAPGGIGVKNFWSLLSEGRTATRGITFFDPSQFRSRVAAEIDFSPEAHGLTPQEIRRMDRAAQFVTVTTREALADSGLESTDLDPCRTGVTIGSAVGATMSLDQEYNVVSDGGRLDPVDHTYAVPHLYNHFVPSSFATEVAWAVGAEGPTTVVSTGCTSGLDAVGHAVDLIREGSADVMIAGATDAPISPITVACFDAIKATTSRNDDPEHASRPFDGTRNGFVLGEGSAVFVLEEREAALRRGAHLYAEIAGYASRCNAFHMTGLRPDGREMAEAIRMALEESRLAPEDIDYINAHGSGTKQNDRHETAAFKRSLGEHARRVPVSSIKSMVGHSLGAIGSIEIAASALAIENDLVPPTANLHTPDPECDLDYVPLTAREWRTDTVLTVGSGFGGFQSAMVLTTADRG